A single window of Chitinophaga sp. XS-30 DNA harbors:
- a CDS encoding helix-turn-helix domain-containing protein translates to MLKKNGLEEQEEQCTVDYAFQRIGGKYKGRLIWALKKGVMRYGELRRYVTGVTPKMLTQALRELEEDGLVTRIVYHEVPPRVEYGLTEEGVELLPFIEMLSAWAERQMSIRGIPSMTKTEEQRMKSCPA, encoded by the coding sequence ATGCTCAAAAAAAACGGCCTGGAAGAACAGGAAGAACAATGCACGGTCGATTATGCCTTTCAGCGCATTGGTGGAAAATACAAGGGACGCCTGATCTGGGCGTTGAAGAAAGGTGTGATGCGTTATGGAGAGCTGCGGCGGTATGTGACCGGTGTAACGCCCAAGATGCTGACACAGGCTTTGCGGGAGCTGGAAGAGGACGGTCTGGTGACCCGTATCGTATATCATGAAGTGCCGCCCAGAGTGGAATACGGGTTAACGGAAGAGGGGGTGGAGCTGTTGCCTTTTATTGAGATGCTGAGCGCCTGGGCGGAGCGGCAAATGAGTATCCGGGGCATCCCTTCGATGACGAAGACGGAAGAACAGCGAATGAAGTCATGCCCCGCCTGA
- a CDS encoding DUF4251 domain-containing protein — MKIIRSILALFLFSGAFIACSPVQSQEKSQDMDESRISQLVSSRTFVFQAQTVFPMRGRNRQIAGDGYDVVVSRDTVNSFLPYFGRAFTAPMDPTKGGIQFVSKDFEYKEEAGKQGGWNITVKPNDVQDVQQLYFTISRDGYASLQVTSTNRQPISFNGIIREKRDRR, encoded by the coding sequence ATGAAAATCATCCGGTCAATCTTAGCCTTGTTCCTGTTTTCAGGTGCATTTATAGCCTGCTCCCCTGTGCAGTCGCAGGAGAAGAGCCAGGATATGGACGAAAGCCGTATAAGCCAGCTGGTAAGCTCCCGTACGTTTGTTTTCCAGGCGCAGACCGTTTTCCCGATGCGTGGCAGGAACCGCCAGATCGCGGGGGATGGATATGATGTAGTTGTTTCCCGGGATACGGTAAACTCCTTTCTGCCTTATTTCGGCCGTGCCTTCACCGCGCCGATGGACCCCACAAAAGGCGGCATACAGTTCGTTTCGAAAGATTTTGAATACAAAGAGGAGGCCGGCAAACAGGGTGGATGGAATATCACCGTCAAGCCCAATGATGTGCAGGACGTGCAGCAGCTTTATTTTACCATCTCGCGGGACGGGTATGCCTCCCTTCAGGTGACCAGTACCAACCGCCAGCCCATCTCGTTTAACGGCATCATCCGGGAGAAGCGGGACCGGCGGTGA
- the def gene encoding peptide deformylase: MIKPIVVYGAPILRKACLPVNISDPGLPALIRDLRDTMQHANGAGLAAPQINEDARIFVVQQDEHEGVIVFINPVITAYSDEIWLDEEGCLSVPGLQEPVPRALEITINWLDENLIPQSQNLSGPVARIIQHEYDHLEGRLYFDRLSPLRKRLLRKRLERIRKGQVSCPYPLRFTPR, encoded by the coding sequence ATGATAAAACCGATCGTAGTATATGGAGCGCCCATTCTGCGGAAAGCCTGCCTGCCAGTGAACATCTCCGATCCGGGGCTTCCCGCGTTGATCCGTGACCTGCGGGATACAATGCAGCATGCGAACGGCGCCGGGCTTGCCGCGCCACAGATCAATGAAGACGCGCGTATTTTCGTAGTGCAGCAAGATGAACATGAAGGCGTAATTGTGTTCATTAACCCGGTTATAACCGCCTATAGCGATGAAATCTGGCTGGATGAAGAAGGTTGCCTGAGCGTCCCCGGTTTGCAGGAACCCGTTCCCCGGGCACTGGAAATCACCATTAACTGGCTGGATGAAAATCTAATACCCCAATCGCAAAACCTAAGTGGTCCCGTAGCCCGCATCATTCAGCACGAGTACGATCACCTGGAAGGCAGGTTGTACTTCGACAGGTTAAGCCCCTTGCGCAAACGTCTGCTGCGGAAACGCCTGGAGCGGATCCGGAAAGGACAGGTATCATGCCCTTACCCGCTCCGTTTTACTCCCCGCTGA
- a CDS encoding AraC family transcriptional regulator, protein MPVHLLKYLLREEALPADSMTFRPAGDLHSVVEGFWLFGKEAIMPASLLFSDGVPVLVFCLDEQLRPFDGWCSAQLLLNVHLRPSAHAMLIVRFTATGFYMLAPEKLPVLRCQPVWPLGEVLGRDWDALLHAAETPEKMIGMISALIRRDMLQQRMPPPLLETAVENIRRAKGVVSIETLAGRLQVNYKWLERQFITVTGISPKEYARLQRFLHAYFHLRNTNGRDLMGTAVRNGYYDQNHFTKEFRQFAGKSPLAYLRQCSEQFPK, encoded by the coding sequence ATGCCTGTTCACCTGCTCAAATATCTTTTACGGGAGGAGGCGCTTCCTGCGGATAGCATGACATTCCGTCCTGCCGGAGATTTGCATTCCGTAGTGGAGGGCTTCTGGTTATTTGGAAAGGAAGCGATCATGCCGGCTTCTCTGTTATTCAGTGATGGCGTACCAGTGCTTGTGTTCTGCCTGGATGAGCAACTGCGGCCTTTTGACGGCTGGTGCAGCGCGCAATTGCTCCTGAACGTTCATTTACGCCCGTCTGCACATGCGATGTTGATCGTACGGTTCACTGCTACTGGATTTTATATGCTGGCGCCAGAAAAATTGCCTGTGCTGAGGTGTCAGCCGGTATGGCCGCTGGGAGAGGTATTGGGGAGAGATTGGGACGCATTGCTGCATGCGGCAGAAACGCCTGAAAAGATGATCGGGATGATATCGGCGCTGATCCGCCGTGATATGCTGCAGCAACGGATGCCGCCTCCTTTACTGGAAACCGCTGTGGAGAATATCCGGAGAGCAAAGGGTGTGGTATCAATAGAAACTCTGGCAGGCCGTTTGCAGGTAAATTACAAATGGCTCGAACGGCAGTTCATTACGGTCACCGGTATCAGCCCGAAGGAATATGCCCGTCTGCAACGTTTCCTGCATGCCTACTTCCATTTACGGAATACCAATGGCCGGGATCTGATGGGGACCGCTGTGCGGAATGGCTATTACGATCAGAACCATTTTACCAAGGAGTTCAGGCAGTTCGCCGGGAAGTCTCCGCTGGCGTATTTGCGACAGTGTTCGGAGCAGTTCCCCAAATAA
- a CDS encoding DsbA family oxidoreductase: protein MKIDIWSDVACPFCFIGKRNLEAALAQFPHRDEVAVTWHNFELDPQAKTDYKENQYELLARKYGMTVEQAKDNTERVVQSGQAAGIAFDFDRVVPTNTFNAHRLIQLAHRHGLQDAAEEKLFKAMFEEGKHIGRKETLQEIAEAIGLDAAATAEMLNGDAYTEAVRADEAEAQSLGIRGVPFFVLDRKYAVSGAQPVAVFLQALQQAREESLKS from the coding sequence ATGAAGATAGATATCTGGTCGGATGTGGCCTGCCCTTTCTGCTTTATCGGTAAACGAAACCTGGAAGCAGCGCTGGCGCAATTCCCGCACAGGGATGAGGTAGCCGTCACCTGGCATAATTTTGAGCTGGACCCGCAGGCTAAAACGGACTACAAAGAAAATCAATACGAATTGCTGGCCAGAAAATACGGGATGACTGTAGAGCAGGCGAAAGACAATACCGAACGGGTGGTGCAATCCGGCCAGGCTGCCGGTATTGCTTTTGATTTTGACCGTGTGGTGCCCACCAATACGTTCAATGCCCACCGCCTGATACAGCTGGCGCACAGGCACGGCTTGCAGGATGCGGCGGAAGAAAAACTCTTTAAAGCGATGTTCGAAGAAGGGAAGCATATCGGCCGGAAGGAGACCCTGCAGGAGATAGCGGAGGCAATTGGTCTGGATGCTGCCGCTACAGCGGAGATGCTTAACGGAGACGCTTATACGGAAGCCGTACGGGCGGATGAAGCGGAGGCGCAGTCGCTGGGGATACGGGGCGTGCCTTTCTTTGTGCTGGACCGGAAATATGCGGTTTCCGGCGCGCAGCCGGTGGCCGTGTTCCTGCAGGCGTTGCAGCAAGCCCGGGAGGAATCGCTTAAAAGTTAA